One region of Arvicola amphibius chromosome 3, mArvAmp1.2, whole genome shotgun sequence genomic DNA includes:
- the C3H15orf39 gene encoding uncharacterized protein C15orf39 homolog isoform X1 yields the protein MAEKRPLGPLGPVIYGKLPRLEPDPGPGHGLPLPAGNQDSCNYKGAYFSCPIGGTSKTGSERLASWTPYPPLYPTGVAGSPLRTDNLLTNCLLYRPPLEGSEKIQESSELLPFGAQAHAYPGPPLAAPKPVYRSPLCYGLSTCLGDGGAKRPLDVDWTLVAGPLLPSADPPCSLAPAPGKGQPLDGSFLHGLPTGGPGKDSSLTFSPCQTILEKYRTIHGPGFLASKYTGPYSGDSKQSISEGPSSPWTQLAQPLGPPCQDAVPPHYPLPPPPQALPCPPSCRHPEKQGNYGSLLPLPPLGAHKGAAYQAGGLGSPYLRQQASQAPYLPPVGIDTYSYSSAPLPAPSPGLKLEPPLAPRCPLDFVPQTLGFPYARDDLSLYGASPGLGGTPPSHSQNSVQPVPQPSAFQRTCQPLPASQPCSEPVRPAEKPALEAQEKTWLPSCRKEQLQPRPDERPGVPIVIRDSPGPHTSPALHPCAKERQSLPQKGARPPSSPPMPVIDNVFSLAPYRDYLDVQTPEPTAEQDSTSATSKSQDKDCKGTPPVQDGTSGPPCSLREEVALDLSVKKSVAEAVPVRVISPEAHKSPEAVDGPGMENTESALPGLKKMVTEISEVATETTPRTNFHSSVAFMFRKFKILRPAPLPAAVVPSPPTPAPAPTQPAPNPPSVPMGLQILTQPLPVACFNLALPSPPAIAVASPAPASAPAPSPAPAPAPASGPAPATAQVSTAARADSLEQHFTGLHTSLCDAISGAVAHSPPEKLREWLETTGPWGQAAWQDCQGVQGLLDKLLSQLQRFLCTQQCPFPHVVRAGAIFVPIHLVKERLFPKLPPASVDHVLQEHRVELRPTTLSEERALRERALHGCTSRMLKLLALRQLPDIYPDLLGLQWHDCVRRQLGGFETEARILSPSEPTVTRDEPENQALAHKLPAPKVKKPGKKPPTPGPEKSEMSSGEGSRDPSPSSGTSTSPPGPTLRARFRSLLENAWLNGVALPTWGHKASGPDRPSPHPQLLGSQNHHL from the exons ATGGCAGAGAAGCGGCCCCTGGGGCCTCTGGGGCCTGTGATATATGGCAAGCTGCCCCGCCTGGAACCAGACCCGGGGCCTGGACATGGCCTGCCCCTTCCTGCTGGCAACCAGGACTCCTGCAATTACAAGGGTGCATACTTCTCCTGCCCCATAGGGGGTACTTCCAAGACAGGATCTGAGCGGTTGGCATCCTGGACCCCATACCCACCCTTATACCCCACTGGTGTGGCAGGATCCCCACTCCGGACTGACAACCTGTTGACAAACTGCCTGCTCTACCGCCCTCCGCTGGAAGGCTCTGAAAAGATACAAGAGTCCAGTGAGCTTCTGCCCTTTGGTGCCCAAGCTCATGCATACCCAGGCCCTCCACTGGCAGCTCCCAAGCCTGTCTACCGCAGCCCTTTGTGTTACGGACTCTCCACTTGTCTAGGGGATGGGGGAGCAAAGAGACCATTGGATGTTGACTGGACCCTGGTGGCTGGGCCCCTGTTGCCCTCTGCTGACCCACCCTGCTCGCTAGCCCCAGCTCCTGGCAAGGGCCAGCCCCTGGATGGGTCGTTCTTGCATGGACTGCCAACTGGGGGACCTGGCAAAGACTCCTCTCTGACTTTTTCTCCATGCCAGACAATCTTGGAGAAGTATCGAACCATCCACGGCCCAGGTTTCCTGGCTTCAAAGTACACGGGTCCCTATTCTGGGGATTCCAAGCAATCAATATCTGAGGGACCCTCCAGTCCTTGGACCCAGCTTGCCCAGCCTCTGGGACCCCCTTGCCAGGATGCAGTGCCACCCCACTATCCACTGCCCCCACCTCCACAGGCCTTGCCCTGCCCGCCTTCTTGTCGTCACCCAGAGAAGCAGGGTAACTACGGCTCTCTGCTCCCACTGCCACCTCTGGGAGCACACAAGGGGGCTGCATACCAAGCTGGTGGACTGGGAAGTCCCTACCTGAGGCAACAGGCATCTCAGGCCCCTTACCTGCCCCCTGTTGGGATAGACACTTATTCCTACTCCTCTGCACCCCTCCCAGCACCCTCACCAGGGCTCAAGCTGGAACCCCCTCTAGCTCCAAGGTGTCCACTGGACTTTGTCCCCCAAACTTTAGGTTTCCCTTATGCCAGGGatgacctctctctctatggGGCATCCCCAGGGCTTGGGGGAACACCACCTTCCCATTCCCAGAACAGTGTGCAGCCAGTGCCACAGCCTAGTGCCTTCCAGCGAACGTGCCAGCctttgccagccagccagccatgctCTGAGCCTGTGAGACCTGCAGAGAAACCAGCACTGGAAGCACAAGAGAAGACATGGCTACCCAGCTGCAGGAAAGAGCAACTCCAGCCCAGGCCCGATGAGCGTCCTGGGGTACCTATTGTCATCCGAGACAGTCCAGGTCCCCACACTTCACCAGCACTGCACCCCTGTGCCAAGGAGCGCCAGTCTCTTCCACAGAAAGGTGCCAGGCCTCCCAGCTCTCCACCAATGCCTGTGATTGACAATGTTTTTAGTCTGGCCCCCTACCGTGACTACCTGGATGTGCAGACACCAGAGCCCACAGCCGAGCAAGACTCCACTTCAGCCACCAGTAAGAGCCAAGACAAAGATTGCAAGGGGACACCGCCTGTTCAGGATGGGACCTCTGGGCCTCCCTGCTCTCTTCGTGAGGAGGTGGCTCTGGACTTGAGTGTGAAGAAGTCTGTGGCCGAAGCTGTCCCTGTCAGGGTCATTAGTCCCGAGGCACATAAGTCCCCTGAAGCCGTGGATGGGCCAGGTATGGAAAACACAGAGTCAGCTCTGCCGGGCCTAAAAAAGATGGTCACAGAAATATCTGAAGTGGCCACAGAAACCACACCAAGGACCAATTTCCACAGCTCTGTGGCCTTCATGTTCCGAAAATTCAAGATACTCCGTCCTGCACCCTTACCTGCAGCTGTTGTCCCATCCCCACCTACCCCAGCTCCTGCCCCTACCCAGCCTGCACCCAACCCACCCTCTGTGCCTATGGGACTCCAGATTCTCACTCAGCCTTTGCCAGTGGCGTGCTTCAACCTGGCCCTGCCAAGCCCACCAGCCATAGCCGTGGCCTCCCCGGCCCCAgcctctgctcctgctccatCACCAGCTCCGGCCCCTGCCCCAGCCTCGGGCCCAGCTCCCGCCACTGCTCAGGTCTCCACTGCCGCCCGAGCAGACTCCCTAGAACAGCACTTTACAGGGCTGCACACGTCCCTCTGCGATGCCATCTCGGGCGCCGTGGCCCACTCTCCACCAGAGAAACTGCGCGAGTGGCTTGAGACAACCGGGCCATGGGGCCAGGCTGCGTGGCAGGACTGCCAGGGTGTGCAGGGGCTACTAGACAAGCTGCTGTCGCAGCTGCAGAGGTTTCTTTGCACGCAGCAGTGTCCCTTCCCCCATGTGGTACGAGCGGGTGCCATCTTTGTGCCCATCCATCTGGTGAAGGAGCGTCTCTTTCCAAAGTTGCCACCTGCCTCTGTGGACCACGTGCTGCAGGAGCACCGTGTGGAGCTACGGCCCACCACGCTCTCAGAGGAGCGTGCCTTGCGTGAACGCGCCTTACATGGCTGCACCTCACGCATGCTGAAGCTGCTGGCACTGCGCCAGCTGCCTGATATCTACCCTGACCTGCTGGGCCTGCAGTGGCATGACTGTGTACGCCGCCAGCTGG gTGGCTTTGAAACTGAGGCCAGAATTTTATCCCCGTCAGAACCCACAGTGACCAGAGATGAGCCTGAAAACCAAGCCCTGGCTCATAAGTTACCAGCCCCCAAGGTCAAGAAGCCAGGGAAGAAGCCACCAACGCCTGGCCCTGAGAAATCCGAGATGTCCAGTGGGGAAGGATCACGTGATCCCTCACCTAGCTCTGGTACCAGCACCAGCCCACCAGGCCCCACCTTGAGGGCACGCTTCCGCAGCCTGTTGGAAAACGCCTGGCTCAATGGTGTGGCACTGCCTACTTGGGGCCACAAAGCCTCAGGACCAGATCGGCCTTCGCCTCACCCCCAGCTCCTGGGCAGCCAGAACCATCACCTGTAG
- the C3H15orf39 gene encoding uncharacterized protein C15orf39 homolog isoform X2, protein MAEKRPLGPLGPVIYGKLPRLEPDPGPGHGLPLPAGNQDSCNYKGAYFSCPIGGTSKTGSERLASWTPYPPLYPTGVAGSPLRTDNLLTNCLLYRPPLEGSEKIQESSELLPFGAQAHAYPGPPLAAPKPVYRSPLCYGLSTCLGDGGAKRPLDVDWTLVAGPLLPSADPPCSLAPAPGKGQPLDGSFLHGLPTGGPGKDSSLTFSPCQTILEKYRTIHGPGFLASKYTGPYSGDSKQSISEGPSSPWTQLAQPLGPPCQDAVPPHYPLPPPPQALPCPPSCRHPEKQGNYGSLLPLPPLGAHKGAAYQAGGLGSPYLRQQASQAPYLPPVGIDTYSYSSAPLPAPSPGLKLEPPLAPRCPLDFVPQTLGFPYARDDLSLYGASPGLGGTPPSHSQNSVQPVPQPSAFQRTCQPLPASQPCSEPVRPAEKPALEAQEKTWLPSCRKEQLQPRPDERPGVPIVIRDSPGPHTSPALHPCAKERQSLPQKGARPPSSPPMPVIDNVFSLAPYRDYLDVQTPEPTAEQDSTSATSKSQDKDCKGTPPVQDGTSGPPCSLREEVALDLSVKKSVAEAVPVRVISPEAHKSPEAVDGPGMENTESALPGLKKMVTEISEVATETTPRTNFHSSVAFMFRKFKILRPAPLPAAVVPSPPTPAPAPTQPAPNPPSVPMGLQILTQPLPVACFNLALPSPPAIAVASPAPASAPAPSPAPAPAPASGPAPATAQVSTAARADSLEQHFTGLHTSLCDAISGAVAHSPPEKLREWLETTGPWGQAAWQDCQGVQGLLDKLLSQLQRFLCTQQCPFPHVVRAGAIFVPIHLVKERLFPKLPPASVDHVLQEHRVELRPTTLSEERALRERALHGCTSRMLKLLALRQLPDIYPDLLGLQWHDCVRRQLGEHGAAL, encoded by the coding sequence ATGGCAGAGAAGCGGCCCCTGGGGCCTCTGGGGCCTGTGATATATGGCAAGCTGCCCCGCCTGGAACCAGACCCGGGGCCTGGACATGGCCTGCCCCTTCCTGCTGGCAACCAGGACTCCTGCAATTACAAGGGTGCATACTTCTCCTGCCCCATAGGGGGTACTTCCAAGACAGGATCTGAGCGGTTGGCATCCTGGACCCCATACCCACCCTTATACCCCACTGGTGTGGCAGGATCCCCACTCCGGACTGACAACCTGTTGACAAACTGCCTGCTCTACCGCCCTCCGCTGGAAGGCTCTGAAAAGATACAAGAGTCCAGTGAGCTTCTGCCCTTTGGTGCCCAAGCTCATGCATACCCAGGCCCTCCACTGGCAGCTCCCAAGCCTGTCTACCGCAGCCCTTTGTGTTACGGACTCTCCACTTGTCTAGGGGATGGGGGAGCAAAGAGACCATTGGATGTTGACTGGACCCTGGTGGCTGGGCCCCTGTTGCCCTCTGCTGACCCACCCTGCTCGCTAGCCCCAGCTCCTGGCAAGGGCCAGCCCCTGGATGGGTCGTTCTTGCATGGACTGCCAACTGGGGGACCTGGCAAAGACTCCTCTCTGACTTTTTCTCCATGCCAGACAATCTTGGAGAAGTATCGAACCATCCACGGCCCAGGTTTCCTGGCTTCAAAGTACACGGGTCCCTATTCTGGGGATTCCAAGCAATCAATATCTGAGGGACCCTCCAGTCCTTGGACCCAGCTTGCCCAGCCTCTGGGACCCCCTTGCCAGGATGCAGTGCCACCCCACTATCCACTGCCCCCACCTCCACAGGCCTTGCCCTGCCCGCCTTCTTGTCGTCACCCAGAGAAGCAGGGTAACTACGGCTCTCTGCTCCCACTGCCACCTCTGGGAGCACACAAGGGGGCTGCATACCAAGCTGGTGGACTGGGAAGTCCCTACCTGAGGCAACAGGCATCTCAGGCCCCTTACCTGCCCCCTGTTGGGATAGACACTTATTCCTACTCCTCTGCACCCCTCCCAGCACCCTCACCAGGGCTCAAGCTGGAACCCCCTCTAGCTCCAAGGTGTCCACTGGACTTTGTCCCCCAAACTTTAGGTTTCCCTTATGCCAGGGatgacctctctctctatggGGCATCCCCAGGGCTTGGGGGAACACCACCTTCCCATTCCCAGAACAGTGTGCAGCCAGTGCCACAGCCTAGTGCCTTCCAGCGAACGTGCCAGCctttgccagccagccagccatgctCTGAGCCTGTGAGACCTGCAGAGAAACCAGCACTGGAAGCACAAGAGAAGACATGGCTACCCAGCTGCAGGAAAGAGCAACTCCAGCCCAGGCCCGATGAGCGTCCTGGGGTACCTATTGTCATCCGAGACAGTCCAGGTCCCCACACTTCACCAGCACTGCACCCCTGTGCCAAGGAGCGCCAGTCTCTTCCACAGAAAGGTGCCAGGCCTCCCAGCTCTCCACCAATGCCTGTGATTGACAATGTTTTTAGTCTGGCCCCCTACCGTGACTACCTGGATGTGCAGACACCAGAGCCCACAGCCGAGCAAGACTCCACTTCAGCCACCAGTAAGAGCCAAGACAAAGATTGCAAGGGGACACCGCCTGTTCAGGATGGGACCTCTGGGCCTCCCTGCTCTCTTCGTGAGGAGGTGGCTCTGGACTTGAGTGTGAAGAAGTCTGTGGCCGAAGCTGTCCCTGTCAGGGTCATTAGTCCCGAGGCACATAAGTCCCCTGAAGCCGTGGATGGGCCAGGTATGGAAAACACAGAGTCAGCTCTGCCGGGCCTAAAAAAGATGGTCACAGAAATATCTGAAGTGGCCACAGAAACCACACCAAGGACCAATTTCCACAGCTCTGTGGCCTTCATGTTCCGAAAATTCAAGATACTCCGTCCTGCACCCTTACCTGCAGCTGTTGTCCCATCCCCACCTACCCCAGCTCCTGCCCCTACCCAGCCTGCACCCAACCCACCCTCTGTGCCTATGGGACTCCAGATTCTCACTCAGCCTTTGCCAGTGGCGTGCTTCAACCTGGCCCTGCCAAGCCCACCAGCCATAGCCGTGGCCTCCCCGGCCCCAgcctctgctcctgctccatCACCAGCTCCGGCCCCTGCCCCAGCCTCGGGCCCAGCTCCCGCCACTGCTCAGGTCTCCACTGCCGCCCGAGCAGACTCCCTAGAACAGCACTTTACAGGGCTGCACACGTCCCTCTGCGATGCCATCTCGGGCGCCGTGGCCCACTCTCCACCAGAGAAACTGCGCGAGTGGCTTGAGACAACCGGGCCATGGGGCCAGGCTGCGTGGCAGGACTGCCAGGGTGTGCAGGGGCTACTAGACAAGCTGCTGTCGCAGCTGCAGAGGTTTCTTTGCACGCAGCAGTGTCCCTTCCCCCATGTGGTACGAGCGGGTGCCATCTTTGTGCCCATCCATCTGGTGAAGGAGCGTCTCTTTCCAAAGTTGCCACCTGCCTCTGTGGACCACGTGCTGCAGGAGCACCGTGTGGAGCTACGGCCCACCACGCTCTCAGAGGAGCGTGCCTTGCGTGAACGCGCCTTACATGGCTGCACCTCACGCATGCTGAAGCTGCTGGCACTGCGCCAGCTGCCTGATATCTACCCTGACCTGCTGGGCCTGCAGTGGCATGACTGTGTACGCCGCCAGCTGGGTGAGCATGGGGCAGCCCTGTAG
- the LOC119809390 gene encoding taste receptor cell protein 1-like, translated as MDKRWFPAAGTLLATFLVVLTSTLALLSTHEDLKQLPSAPGTSARQSSSILDILRETVGGILSVEKNSEALEKRAGALSKEAAGGQEAPSMSGPLGRTRPSGRGIPRPIPSVLTTSAAHRTADSQPVSSGADPVEENMASGTLETIAMPLPQPSPTHGSEKFRKVPKLSWIVPASALPETSTAPKPTCSPVRVFPFPIFSRAPCLFQNTFSPTAWRNGHSRPEASPSVAPRNSSGLTNFPREPLLPASSGTFQLGLPSQAFTVGSGSAENTVTLATGPVSSDASVLLLPSATSPSHSSSPYSPPSSLAVPPSSSPSPPSLSFFPSPSSILDPISSVTTEARGPPKPSVSVTAPSATDSSIKTSNLAPLRPSHPGSWVPISPIHLPTLSLAPHRSGSTKLSGGADATLSPTLPHPGQDVSLEDLSSSTPGPSHVIHSVTFRINSERFTTAAWNLVAPKRQMLERFICYQLQLIYHEAFSSFKNVSTLLFRPGSTEVQASLVFGQPDPPALEILWTLYRKVKASRWLLGHLSLTDNSLSSDGYNVTDLSRETVSISFILMRPFLPQLLLPGSHAFILLEKQILPLVTPEVSRFYKANPQDQPLLLFSNVNEWVSVYMEYKFKSPVPTHLQGLASYLAHHITDPTLQKSSMVANGEKAELALYETQLLILDHSFIKALENKTSSESQELRGLLTEWLTSVLQPLQNFGQVVVEEFQQEPLTAKVQAAFFGAAPAQDVIQECMHQALSFLKEAEGLQFGMFVPVLGIPSSRASRGPSRDSMLNLQLITSLLVLVALGAAPHFTKKQTPYLS; from the exons ATGGACAAGCGGTGGTTTCCTGCAGCAGGAACTCTCTTGGCCA CCTTCTTGGTAGTCTTGACTTCTACCCTGGCCCTTCTTTCTACGCATGAAGACCTTAAGCAGCTTCCTTCAGCCCCTGGCACATCTGCTCGGCAAAGTAGCAGCATCCTGGACATCCTAAGAGAAACTGTTGGCGGCATCCTCTCAGTTGAGAAGAATTCAGAGGCCCTGGAGAAGAGGGCAGGAGCCCTTTCTAAAGAGGCAGCAGGAGGCCAGGAGGCCCCCTCAATGTCTGGCCCCTTAGGAAGGACCAGGCCCTCAGGGAGAGGCATACCCAGACCAATCCCCTCAGTCCTGACCACATCTGCAGCCCACAGAACTGCTGATTCTCAGCCAGTGTCCTCAGGGGCTGACCCTGTCGAGGAAAACATGGCCTCTGGAACTCTAGAAACAATTGCTATGCCATTGCCACAGCCTTCTCCCACACATGGATCTGAGAAATTCCGCAAGGTCCCCAAGTTGTCTTGGATAGTCCCTGCCTCTGCATTGCCGGAGACAAGCACTGCACCTAAACCAACATGCTCACCAGTcagagtgttccctttccccatatTTTCTAGAGCTCCATGCCTGTTCCAGAACACCTTCAGTCCCACTGCGTGGAGGAATGGCCACTCCAGGCCAGAGGCATCCCCATCTGTGGCTCCCAGGAACTCCTCAGGACTGACTAACTTTCCAAGAGAGCCCCTGCTACCTGCATCTTCAGGAACATTTCAGCTGGGCCTGCCCTCCCAAGCCTTTACAGTGGGCTCTGGGTCAGCTGAAAACACTGTCACTTTGGCCACAGGCCCAGTATCCAGTGATGCTTCTGTGCTGCTGTTGCCATCAGCAACGTCACCTTCACATTCATCTTCCCCCTACTCCCCACCCTCCTCATTGGCAGTGCCCCCATCTTCATCCCCATCACCTCCATCTCTGTCATTCTTCCCATCACCATCCTCAATCCTGGACCCAATTTCCTCTGTCACCACAGAAGCCAGGGGCCCTCCTAAACCTTCTGTGTCTGTGACTGCACCCTCAGCCACAGACTCTTCCATTAAAACATCAAACCTTGCACCCCTACGACCCAGCCACCCTGGGTCATGGGTTCCTATCAGCCCGATCCACCTGCCCACCCTCTCCCTCGCCCCACATAGGTCTGGCTCCACAAAGTTATCTGGAGGTGCTGATGCTACCCTCTCCCCTACCCTGCCTCACCCTGGCCAAGATGTGTCTTTGGAGGACTTGAGTTCCTCCACTCCAGGACCTAGTCATGTGATCCATTCTGTGACCTTCAGGATCAACAGTGAACGCTTCACCACAGCTGCCTGGAACCTGGTAGCCCCGAAGCGCCAGATGTTGGAGAGGTTTATCTGCTACCAG ctccagcTTATCTACCATGAGGCCTTCTCCAGCTTCAAGAATGTCAGCACCCTGCTGTTTCG GCCTGGTTCTACAGAAGTGCAGGCCTCCCTCGTGTTTGGTCAGCCGGATCCCCCAGCCCTAGAAATCCTCTGGACTTTATACCGCAAAGTGAAGGCCTCCAGGTGGTTGCTTGGGCACCTGTCCCTGACTGACAACAGCCTCTCCTCTGATG GGTACAATGTAACAGACCTCTCCCGGGAGACTGTCAGCATCAGCTTCATCCTCATGAGGCCCTTCCTGCCCCAGCTGCTTCTGCCGGGTTCTCATGCTTTTATCCTGTTGGAGAAGCAGATCCTCCCACTG GTCACCCCTGAGGTGTCAAGATTCTACAAGGCTAATCCCCAGGACCAGCCCCTCCTCCTGTTCAG CAACGTGAACGAGTGGGTGAGCGTTTACATGGAATACAAGTTCAAGAGCCCCGTCCCCACCCACCTCCAAGGCCTGGCCAGTTACTTGGCCCATCACATAACAGACCCCACCCTCCAGAAATCCAGCATGGTGGCCAATG GCGAGAAGGCAGAGTTGGCACTTTATGAGACACAGCTCCTGATCCTGGATCACTCCTTCATCAAGGCCTTGGAGAACAAGACCAGTTCTGAGTCCCAGGAGCTTCGTGGCCTGCTGACAGAATGG ctGACCTCAGTCCTCCAGCCGCTGCAGAACTTTGGTCAAGTCGTGGTGGAAGAATTCCA GCAGGAGCCACTGACTGCCAAAGTGCAAGCTGCCTTCTTTGGGGCTGCACCAGCCCAGGACGTCATTCAAGAGTGCATGCACCAAGCTCTGAGCTTCTTGAAGGAAGCTGAGGGTCTCCAGTTCGGGATGTTCGTCCCAGTCCTTG GCATACCCAGCTCCAGAGCCTCCAGAGGCCCCAGCCGTGACTCCATGCTGAACCTCCAACTCATCACTTCTCTCCTCGTCCTG GTAGCCCTTGGAGCTGCTCCCCACTTCACCAAGAAGCAAACCCCATACCTCTCATAG